The Mus caroli chromosome 1, CAROLI_EIJ_v1.1, whole genome shotgun sequence genome has a window encoding:
- the Nppc gene encoding C-type natriuretic peptide, giving the protein MHLSQLIACALLLALLSLRPSEAKPGTPPKVPRTPPGEELADSQAAGGNQKKGDKTPGGGGANLKGDRSRLLRDLRVDTKSRAAWARLLHEHPNARKYKGGNKKGLSKGCFGLKLDRIGSMSGLGC; this is encoded by the exons ATGCACCTCTCCCAGCTGATCGCCTGCGCCCTGCTGCTCGCGCTACTCTCGCTCCGGCCCTCCGAAGCTAAGCCCGGGACACCACCGAAG GTCCCGAGAACCCCGCCAGGGGAGGAGCTGGCGGATTCCCAGGCAGCTGGTGGCAATCAGAAAAAGGGTGACAAGACTCCAGGCGGCGGGGGAGCCAATCTCAAGGGAGACCGATCGCGACTGCTCCGGGACCTGCGTGTGGACACCAAGTCCCGGGCTGCTTGGGCCCGCCTTCTGCACGAGCACCCCAACGCGCGCAAATACAAAGGCGGCAACAAGAAGGGCTTGTCCAAAGGCTGCTTTGGCCTCAAGCTGGACCGGATCGGCTCCATGAGCGGTCTGGGATGTTAG